From the genome of Triticum aestivum cultivar Chinese Spring chromosome 3B, IWGSC CS RefSeq v2.1, whole genome shotgun sequence, one region includes:
- the LOC542876 gene encoding cytokinin dehydrogenase 1, with product MAIVYVLLVALITAASHAPHGAHGQTWHGDLAALAAAGKLRSDPNATLAASTDFGNITAALPAAVLFPSSPADVAALLRAAHTTVAWPYTISFRGRGHSVMGQALALGGVVVDMPSLGGPSSAARINVSADGQYVDAGGEQMWIDVLRATLERGVAPQSWTDYLHLTVGGTLSNAGISGQTYRHGPQISNVLELDVITGYGEMLTCSKSLNADLFDAVLGGLGQFGVIVRARIALEPAPTRARWARLVYTDFATFSADQERLVAPGPDGAFGPMSYLEGAVYVNHSLAAGLKNSGGFFTDADVARIVAVAAARNATTVYVIEATLNYDNATAASVDQELSSVVATLRHEEGLAFVRDASYLEFLDRVHGEEVALDKIGLWRVPHPWLNVLVPRSRIADFDSGVFKGILQGTDIAGPLVVYPLNKSKWDDGMSAVTPAEEVFYAVSLLFSSVANDLKRLEAQNQKILRFCDLAGIGYKEYLAHYTAHGDWVRHFGGKWQRFVEMKDKYDPKRLLSPGQDIFNLLL from the exons ATGGCGATCGTTTACGTGCTTCTGGTGGCGCTGATCACCGCGGCGTCCCATGCGCCGCACGGCGCGCACGGCCAGACGTGGCACGGCGACCTCgcggcgctcgccgccgccggcaagcTCCGCAGCGACCCCAACGCCACCCTGGCGGCCTCCACGGACTTCGGCAACATCACGGCGGCGCTCCCGGCGGCCGTGCTGTTCCCGTCGTCCCCGGCGGACGTGGCTGCGCTCCTCCGCGCCGCGCACACCACCGTGGCGTGGCCGTACACCATCTCGTTCCGCGGCCGCGGCCACTCCGTGATGGGGCAGGCCTTGGCCCTCGGCGGCGTGGTCGTCGACATGCCGTCCCTGGGCGGCCCGTCCTCCGCGGCGCGCATCAACGTGTCGGCGGACGGCCAGTACGTCGACGCCGGCGGCGAGCAGATGTGGATCGACGTGCTGCGGGCGACGCTGGAGCGCGGCGTGGCGCCGCAGTCGTGGACGGACTACCTCCACCTCACCGTCGGCGGCACGCTCTCGAACGCCGGCATCAGTGGCCAGACCTACCGGCACGGCCCCCAGATTTCCAACGTCCTGGAGCTGGACGTCATCACCG GCTACGGCGAGATGCTGACGTGCTCCAAGTCGCTCAACGCGGACCTGTTCGACGCGGTACTGGGCGGGCTGGGCCAGTTCGGCGTGATCGTGCGCGCACGGATCGCGCTCGAGCCGGCGCCGACGCGGGCGCGGTGGGCGCGGCTCGTCTACACCGACTTCGCCACCTTTTCCGCCGACCAGGAGCGGCTCGTCGCGCCCGGGCCCGACGGCGCGTTCGGGCCGATGAGCTACCTCGAGGGCGCGGTCTACGTGAACCACAGCCTGGCCGCCGGGCTGAAGAACTCGGGCGGGTTCTTCACCGACGCCGACGTCGCCAggatcgtcgccgtcgccgcggcgAGGAACGCCACCACCGTGTACGTCATCGAGGCGACGCTCAACTACGACAACGCCACGGCCGCGTCCGTGGACCAGGAGCTCAGTTCGGTGGTGGCGACGCTGAGGCACGAGGAGGGGCTCGCGTTCGTGCGTGACGCGTCGTACCTGGAGTTCCTGGACCGGGTGcacggcgaggaggtggcgctggACAAGATCGGGCTGTGGCGCGTCCCGCACCCCTGGCTCAACGTGCTCGTGCCCCGCTCCCGCATCGCCGACTTCGACAGCGGCGTCTTCAAGGGCATCCTCCAGGGCACCGACATCGCCGGGCCCCTCGTCGTCTACCCACTCAACAAATCCAA GTGGGACGACGGCATGTCGGCGGTGACGCCGGCGGAGGAGGTGTTCTACGCGGTGTCGCTGCTCTTCTCGTCGGTGGCCAACGACCTGAAGCGGCTGGAGGCGCAGAACCAGAAGATACTGCGGTTCTGCGACCTCGCCGGGATAGGGTACAAGGAGTACCTGGCGCACTACACGGCCCACGGCGACTGGGTCCGGCACTTCGGCGGCAAGTGGCAGCGCTTCGTGGAGATGAAGGACAAGTACGACCCCAAGAGGCTGCTCTCCCCTGGCCAAGACATCTTCAACCTACTCCTTTGA